From Desulfobacteraceae bacterium, a single genomic window includes:
- a CDS encoding 4Fe-4S binding protein — GVVALIHKDLCCGCQACLQCCPFGAIDYLEQESRCEVNQALCKGCGTCAATCPSEAISLLGFSHLQLYTQIDEALSA; from the coding sequence GGCGTCGTGGCCCTGATTCACAAGGACCTCTGCTGCGGCTGCCAGGCCTGTCTGCAGTGCTGCCCCTTCGGGGCGATAGACTACCTGGAGCAGGAGTCCCGCTGCGAGGTGAACCAGGCCCTCTGCAAGGGCTGCGGCACCTGTGCGGCCACCTGCCCCTCGGAAGCCATCAGCCTGCTGGGGTTTTCGCACCTGCAGCTCTACACCCAGATCGACGAGGCCCTCTCGGCTTAG